The following are encoded together in the Acidimicrobiales bacterium genome:
- a CDS encoding acyl-CoA dehydrogenase family protein, whose amino-acid sequence MDFDFPPQDDPRRLAVREWLTANPEPTGRQLAEAGYVAPHWPEPWGLDADPIHQIIVDEELAAAGIKRPSNMIGIGWAGPTILHAGTGEQKERYLLPLLAAEEIWCQLFSEPGAGSDLANLGTRAVRDGDEWVVNGQKIWTSMAHQSAFGILIARTDPDVAKHQGITYFICPMDAEGIEIRPIIEMTGGHTFNEVFLTDVRIPDANRVGDVHGGWALAKVTLGNERVSLSSGGALWGMGPAASDLLDEVRSGGGCDDPVVRDRLAQLHIEAELLRLIRLRTVTARIRGEQPGPEASIRKILADEHGQRIMELAKDLAGAHGMLEHQRAGGSPDLWGWHFGYLFAPALTVGGGTGDVQRNIVAERVLGLPHDLDVEAGKSWADARRG is encoded by the coding sequence CCTCGCCGTGCGGGAGTGGCTGACCGCCAACCCCGAGCCGACGGGGCGCCAGCTGGCCGAGGCCGGCTACGTCGCACCCCACTGGCCCGAGCCGTGGGGCCTCGACGCCGATCCGATCCATCAGATCATCGTCGACGAAGAGCTCGCCGCCGCCGGGATCAAGCGCCCGTCGAACATGATCGGCATCGGTTGGGCTGGTCCCACCATCCTCCACGCCGGCACCGGCGAGCAGAAGGAGCGGTACCTGTTGCCGCTCCTCGCCGCCGAGGAGATCTGGTGCCAGCTGTTCTCCGAACCCGGTGCCGGTTCCGACCTGGCGAACCTCGGGACCCGGGCGGTGCGCGACGGGGACGAATGGGTCGTCAACGGACAGAAGATCTGGACCTCGATGGCCCACCAGTCGGCGTTCGGGATCCTCATCGCCCGCACCGACCCCGACGTGGCCAAGCACCAGGGCATCACCTACTTCATCTGCCCGATGGACGCCGAGGGCATCGAGATCCGCCCCATCATCGAGATGACGGGCGGGCACACCTTCAACGAGGTCTTCCTCACCGACGTGCGCATCCCCGACGCCAACCGCGTCGGCGACGTCCATGGCGGCTGGGCGCTGGCCAAGGTCACCCTCGGCAACGAGCGGGTCTCGCTGTCCTCCGGCGGTGCCCTGTGGGGGATGGGGCCGGCGGCTTCGGACCTGCTCGACGAGGTCCGGTCCGGGGGCGGGTGCGACGACCCCGTCGTCCGTGACCGCCTGGCCCAGCTCCACATCGAAGCCGAGCTCCTGCGCCTCATCCGGCTCCGCACCGTCACGGCCCGGATCCGGGGGGAGCAGCCCGGTCCCGAGGCGTCGATCCGCAAGATCCTCGCCGACGAGCACGGCCAGCGGATCATGGAGCTCGCCAAGGACCTGGCGGGCGCCCACGGCATGCTCGAGCACCAGCGGGCCGGTGGCAGCCCCGACCTGTGGGGCTGGCACTTCGGCTACCTGTTCGCCCCGGCCCTCACCGTCGGCGGCGGCACCGGCGACGTGCAGCGCAACATCGTCGCCGAGCGGGTGCTCGGTCTGCCCCACGACCTCGACGTCGAGGCCGGGAAGAGCTGGGCCGACGCGCGACGGGGGTGA